The following proteins are encoded in a genomic region of Candidatus Methylospira mobilis:
- a CDS encoding copper resistance CopC family protein yields the protein MNSMRLPMIMTRAFSSAALCAVLTLAAALPEQAQAHAVVTESSLRTTPIPVGKATEVILYFNSGIELALSRVYLVSAGDVYQPVEINNGKKPGEMLIHLPALAEGDYAIKYKVFAADGHLTEDVLRFHVAPKR from the coding sequence ATGAACTCAATGCGACTACCGATGATAATGACCCGGGCATTCAGCTCGGCCGCTTTATGCGCGGTTTTAACTTTGGCCGCCGCGCTGCCGGAACAGGCTCAGGCGCATGCCGTCGTCACCGAGTCATCGTTGCGCACCACGCCGATACCGGTCGGCAAGGCGACTGAAGTCATACTGTATTTCAACTCCGGAATCGAACTGGCCTTATCCCGCGTATACCTGGTCAGCGCCGGCGATGTTTATCAGCCGGTTGAGATCAATAACGGCAAGAAACCGGGCGAGATGCTGATACACCTGCCGGCGCTGGCCGAAGGCGATTATGCAATCAAATACAAGGTCTTCGCGGCCGACGGCCATTTGACTGAAGATGTCCTTCGTTTCCACGTAGCGCCAAAACGGTAG
- a CDS encoding aspartate aminotransferase family protein, which yields MTLSIAQIIKDRAGENFDLHDKHLNTQMVKVLKTIGYDRVYTRANGPYLYDEQNNEYLDLLSGFGVFALGRNHPVVVQALKDVLDAGLPDMVQMDVSLLSGLLSEKILSLCPPALTRMFYCNSGAEAVEAAIKFSRFSTRREKIIYCDHAFHGLTLGALSLNGEEVFKEGFGPLLPACASVPFNDLAALEQALSGRDVAAFIFEPIQGKGVNLPDDNYWQEAARLCKKYGTLFVADEIQTGIGRTGKFWAIEHWNLEPDMILMAKALSGGFIPVGAVAMTQHIMDAVFNRMDRAVVHGSTFSKNNMAMAAGLATINVIEEEKLVENAARIGTEIINDLQALIPRYDFLKEVRGKGLMIAVEFGAPDSLLRKPAWLTLEAANKGLFSQTVTIPLFKNHRILSQVAGHGMNVVKFLPPLVVNDKDKDWILSAMDTVIGDTQKVGGAIWELGKNLAGHALKAKAGSN from the coding sequence ATGACACTATCCATCGCACAAATCATCAAGGATCGAGCAGGTGAAAACTTCGATCTGCACGACAAACATCTCAATACCCAGATGGTTAAAGTGCTGAAAACCATAGGCTACGACCGCGTTTACACGCGCGCAAACGGGCCGTACCTGTACGACGAGCAGAATAACGAATATCTCGACCTGTTGAGCGGATTCGGCGTGTTCGCGCTGGGGCGCAACCATCCTGTGGTCGTGCAGGCGTTAAAGGATGTGCTTGACGCCGGTTTGCCCGACATGGTGCAAATGGATGTTTCTCTGCTGAGCGGCCTGCTGTCCGAGAAAATCCTGAGCCTGTGTCCACCCGCACTGACGCGCATGTTTTATTGCAACTCCGGCGCCGAAGCAGTCGAAGCGGCGATCAAATTCAGCCGCTTTAGCACGCGCCGGGAAAAAATCATCTACTGCGATCATGCTTTTCACGGCCTGACGCTGGGCGCGTTGTCGCTGAACGGCGAAGAAGTGTTCAAGGAAGGCTTCGGGCCGTTGCTTCCGGCTTGCGCCTCCGTGCCGTTCAACGATCTGGCCGCGCTGGAACAGGCGTTGAGCGGGCGCGATGTGGCCGCATTTATCTTTGAGCCCATTCAAGGCAAGGGCGTCAACCTTCCTGACGACAACTATTGGCAGGAAGCGGCGCGTTTATGCAAAAAATACGGGACGCTGTTCGTAGCCGATGAAATACAGACCGGCATCGGCCGTACCGGAAAATTCTGGGCCATAGAGCACTGGAACCTGGAGCCTGACATGATACTGATGGCCAAGGCGCTGTCGGGCGGGTTCATACCGGTCGGCGCGGTGGCGATGACGCAGCATATCATGGACGCGGTGTTCAACCGCATGGACAGAGCCGTGGTTCACGGTTCCACATTCTCCAAGAACAACATGGCGATGGCGGCCGGACTGGCGACCATCAACGTCATTGAAGAAGAAAAGCTGGTCGAGAATGCCGCCAGAATCGGAACGGAAATCATTAACGACTTGCAGGCGCTGATACCCAGGTACGACTTTCTGAAGGAAGTCCGCGGTAAGGGGTTGATGATCGCCGTGGAATTCGGCGCGCCGGACAGCCTGTTGCGTAAACCGGCCTGGCTGACTCTGGAAGCGGCCAACAAGGGATTATTCAGCCAAACCGTTACTATTCCGCTGTTTAAAAATCACCGGATACTCAGTCAGGTTGCCGGACATGGCATGAACGTCGTCAAGTTCCTGCCTCCCCTGGTTGTCAACGATAAGGATAAAGACTGGATTTTGAGCGCGATGGATACTGTGATCGGCGATACGCAGAAAGTCGGCGGGGCCATTTGGGAGCTGGGTAAAAATCTCGCCGGCCATGCGCTTAAGGCAAAAGCGGGCTCCAACTGA
- a CDS encoding MMPL family transporter: MRKSRFNLLVQAIHWWEKEVLYHPWLIVVIALVACAAIGKYTADNLTVDTNTADMFSPDLPFQKNNHRLEHAFPQDLGTALLLIEGRTPEETNAAVEALAAGLRAKPEAIESVYIPDEGAFFTRNGMLYLDTGELRRVSIKLADAQPFIGRLARDDSLRGLFGVLGQALDKDGDTAEMDINPLLDNIREGIQARLDGSRYQLSWQQLMLDQKNGLGITKRFLLVKPILHKQEFLPAEQAVNAINAVKAQVLQGDLADVRMLLTGEVVLEYEELLTLSQSTATAGIVSLLMVCTTLWFAYRSFKLMFATFLTLTVGLVYSLGFATVAIGHLNLISMAFAVLFIGMGDAYSSHFCLRYRELILYGENQRDALLHTLTSTGSSLILCTITASIGLYAFIPTSYVGVSELGVIAGTSMFIALLTTFTLLPALIKLMPIDQKPKKRARKSFFGTNWPLTYARQIRYITGFMTLGALILMTRVEVDFNPINLRDPTTESVQTFKYLLKSRDTSPMTLTALAGSEQEAREKSRRFAQLETVDRVQTLMDFIPGNQQEKLDLMEEMNLLLGSSLSNFAPLNPQGAGFDTLQNFQRALVARPAKQQADAAHIQPLNETLTAYIGKLDQLAPEARRIELEQLQQSILGKLPATINNLALSLNAETVNPDSLPRELMQRWLSPAGLYRIQLFPKKDMNDLDSMREFIRDAQQIDPDVTDLPVTYLESMTTVVDAFVQAFEIALVAITLLLLVILRNIKDTLLVLLPLLLAALFTAACTVIFNVPFNFANIIALPLLFGLGVDSGIHMAHRLHYLRTQEENLLDTSEARGVFYGALTTIWSFSSLAFTPHRGTASMGILLALGLLWTLICALVVLPAFSEWHIKRKQGAATN; encoded by the coding sequence ATGCGCAAATCCCGCTTTAACCTGCTTGTGCAAGCCATACACTGGTGGGAAAAGGAAGTCCTGTACCATCCCTGGCTGATTGTGGTGATCGCGCTGGTTGCATGCGCCGCTATCGGCAAATATACGGCGGACAACCTGACCGTGGATACCAACACCGCGGACATGTTTTCTCCCGATTTGCCGTTCCAGAAGAACAATCATCGCCTGGAGCACGCGTTTCCGCAGGATCTGGGTACGGCGCTGCTGCTGATCGAAGGCAGAACCCCCGAAGAAACCAACGCAGCGGTCGAGGCTCTGGCGGCAGGCTTGCGCGCCAAACCCGAAGCTATCGAATCGGTCTATATCCCCGATGAAGGGGCGTTTTTTACGCGCAACGGCATGCTGTACCTCGATACCGGCGAGTTGCGCCGGGTGTCGATCAAGCTGGCCGATGCGCAGCCGTTTATCGGACGGCTGGCGCGCGACGACAGCCTGCGAGGCTTGTTCGGCGTGCTGGGGCAAGCCCTCGACAAGGACGGCGATACCGCGGAAATGGACATTAACCCGCTGCTCGATAACATACGTGAAGGAATACAGGCGCGTCTGGATGGCTCGCGCTACCAGTTATCCTGGCAACAGCTGATGCTGGATCAGAAAAACGGCTTAGGGATTACCAAACGCTTTCTGCTGGTAAAGCCTATCCTGCACAAACAGGAATTTCTGCCTGCCGAACAGGCCGTTAACGCGATCAATGCGGTAAAAGCACAGGTTTTGCAAGGCGATCTGGCCGATGTCAGGATGCTGTTGACCGGCGAAGTGGTACTCGAATACGAAGAACTGCTGACCCTGAGCCAGAGCACCGCGACCGCCGGCATCGTTTCGTTGCTGATGGTTTGCACCACGTTGTGGTTTGCCTACCGTTCCTTCAAGCTGATGTTCGCGACGTTTCTGACGCTGACGGTCGGCCTGGTTTATTCGCTGGGTTTCGCGACAGTGGCAATCGGACACCTTAACCTGATTTCCATGGCCTTCGCCGTCTTGTTCATCGGCATGGGCGACGCCTACTCCTCGCATTTCTGTCTGCGCTATCGCGAATTGATACTTTACGGCGAAAACCAGCGCGACGCGTTGCTGCATACCTTGACCTCGACCGGATCGTCGCTGATATTATGCACGATCACCGCGTCGATCGGTCTGTACGCCTTTATTCCGACCAGCTATGTCGGCGTTTCCGAACTCGGCGTCATCGCCGGCACCAGCATGTTTATCGCGCTGCTGACCACCTTTACCCTGTTGCCGGCGCTGATAAAACTGATGCCGATAGATCAAAAGCCGAAGAAGCGCGCGCGCAAAAGCTTTTTTGGCACCAACTGGCCGCTGACTTACGCGCGTCAAATCCGCTATATCACCGGCTTCATGACGCTGGGCGCGTTGATCCTGATGACGCGGGTTGAAGTCGACTTTAACCCGATCAACCTGCGCGATCCCACTACCGAATCGGTGCAGACCTTCAAATATCTGCTTAAATCCAGGGATACCTCGCCGATGACGCTGACGGCGCTGGCCGGCAGCGAGCAGGAAGCGCGCGAAAAAAGCCGCCGCTTTGCGCAACTGGAAACCGTGGACCGAGTACAAACCCTGATGGATTTCATACCCGGCAATCAGCAGGAAAAGCTGGACTTGATGGAAGAAATGAATCTGCTGCTCGGTTCCAGTTTGAGCAACTTTGCCCCACTCAACCCGCAAGGAGCCGGTTTCGATACCCTGCAGAATTTCCAGCGAGCGCTTGTTGCGCGTCCGGCAAAACAACAGGCGGACGCCGCCCACATACAGCCGCTCAACGAAACGCTGACGGCCTATATCGGAAAACTGGATCAGCTCGCGCCGGAAGCGAGACGGATCGAACTGGAACAATTACAGCAAAGCATACTGGGCAAGCTGCCTGCGACCATCAACAATCTTGCGCTCAGCCTGAACGCGGAGACCGTCAATCCGGATAGCCTGCCCAGAGAATTGATGCAACGCTGGTTGAGTCCGGCAGGTTTATACCGCATCCAGCTATTCCCGAAAAAGGATATGAACGACCTGGACAGCATGCGCGAGTTCATCCGGGACGCGCAGCAAATCGATCCCGATGTGACCGATCTGCCGGTAACCTACCTGGAATCGATGACGACCGTCGTCGATGCATTTGTACAGGCGTTTGAAATCGCGCTGGTCGCCATCACGCTGCTGTTGCTGGTTATATTGCGCAACATCAAGGATACTTTGCTTGTATTGCTGCCATTATTGCTGGCGGCTCTGTTTACCGCGGCCTGCACGGTGATATTCAACGTGCCGTTCAATTTCGCCAATATCATCGCATTGCCGCTGCTGTTCGGCCTCGGCGTCGACAGCGGCATCCACATGGCGCATCGCCTGCATTATTTGCGCACGCAGGAAGAAAACCTGCTCGACACCAGCGAGGCGCGCGGCGTTTTCTACGGCGCGCTGACCACCATATGGAGCTTCAGCAGCCTTGCCTTCACGCCGCACCGCGGCACGGCGTCGATGGGCATACTGTTGGCGCTGGGCCTGTTGTGGACGCTGATATGCGCGCTGGTGGTGCTGCCGGCGTTCAGCGAATGGCATATCAAACGCAAGCAGGGCGCCGCAACAAACTGA
- a CDS encoding phosphorylase family protein — protein sequence MNKAGFLVALKAECGSLTKTRVRIGECIRLEDGSLMAFSGVGPEAAERAARRLLAEGAGFLVSWGCAAALDSALMPGALVLASHVIEYNGSVRPTDDELRNRLAGKLSASRLNIHQAALVESRQIVATPQAKAGLLQRYGALAVDMESGAVARCAARNQVPFLAVRAIADTAAMTVPASVLAASGENGNIHLPLLLRHVLLKPAEIAALIRLGRHFSAAARTLRAVRIYMNA from the coding sequence GTGAACAAAGCCGGATTTCTTGTTGCGCTCAAAGCCGAGTGCGGCAGTCTGACAAAAACGCGCGTGCGCATCGGAGAATGCATCCGACTGGAGGACGGCAGTCTGATGGCGTTTTCGGGCGTAGGACCGGAGGCCGCAGAACGAGCCGCCCGGCGCCTGCTGGCCGAAGGGGCGGGTTTCCTGGTAAGCTGGGGCTGCGCTGCCGCGCTTGACAGCGCTCTTATGCCGGGCGCTCTGGTGCTGGCCAGCCATGTGATCGAGTATAACGGCTCGGTGCGACCCACCGATGATGAATTAAGAAACCGGCTCGCCGGAAAGCTGAGCGCAAGCCGTTTAAATATCCATCAGGCCGCGCTGGTGGAGAGCAGGCAAATCGTGGCGACACCGCAAGCGAAAGCCGGGTTGCTGCAACGTTACGGCGCACTGGCTGTCGACATGGAAAGCGGCGCGGTAGCCCGATGCGCAGCCAGAAACCAGGTGCCGTTTCTGGCGGTGCGCGCAATCGCCGATACCGCGGCGATGACCGTGCCTGCATCGGTGCTTGCCGCAAGCGGTGAAAACGGAAACATTCACCTGCCGCTCCTGTTGCGCCATGTTCTGCTGAAACCGGCGGAAATCGCGGCGCTGATCAGGCTCGGACGGCATTTTTCGGCGGCGGCGAGAACATTGCGCGCAGTTCGTATTTACATGAACGCTTGA
- the shc gene encoding squalene--hopene cyclase: MLKQATTTRFDAALLGSLKDSPLDEAIARAREKLLGLQHAEGYWVFELEADCTIPSEYILMMHYMDEIDAGLQAKIANFLRGRQSADGSYPLFQGGQGEISCTVKVYYALKLAGDSIDAPHMKRMREWILAQGGAARSNVFTRIMLAMFEQIPWRGVPFIPVEIMLLPKWFPFHLDKISYWSRTVMVPLLILCTYRVKARNPGKVDVRELFVTAPEKEKNYFSHVKTPLGKMVLALERTGRMLEPLIPSSMRKKATQRAHEWFTERLNGYDGLGAIFPAMVNAYEAMDYLGIPPDNEQRRVALESIKRLLVINEDSAYCQPCVSPIWDTGLVSLALQEVDRYEDDPALREQIRHGLRWLASKQLHDEPGDWQVKRPGLSGGGWAFQFGNSYYPDVDDSAVVAHALIQSGEQEFDENVDRAGAWIGGMQSGNGGYGAFDVDNTHYYLNYIPFADHGALLDPPTADVSGRCAMFLGKLAKQKPEFRPVLDRCIDYLRAEQEADGSWFGRWGTNYIYGVWSVLLAYETAGVSTDDPSTRRAVAWLKSKQRSDGGWGEGNESYHDDATRGDFHTSTAFQTGLALIALLAAGEAESPEVKAGVDYLIKHQQADGFWKDQCFTAPGFPKVFYLKYHGYDKFFPLWALARYRNDICSVA; this comes from the coding sequence ATGTTAAAACAAGCGACGACTACCCGATTTGATGCCGCCCTGCTGGGTTCGTTAAAAGACTCTCCTCTGGACGAAGCCATCGCGCGCGCCAGAGAAAAGCTGCTCGGCCTGCAACACGCCGAAGGCTATTGGGTATTCGAGCTGGAAGCGGATTGCACCATACCGTCCGAATACATCCTGATGATGCACTACATGGATGAAATCGACGCCGGATTGCAGGCGAAAATAGCCAATTTTTTGCGTGGACGCCAAAGCGCCGACGGCAGCTACCCGTTATTCCAGGGCGGTCAGGGCGAAATCAGCTGCACGGTCAAGGTTTACTATGCACTGAAGCTGGCGGGCGATTCAATCGACGCGCCGCACATGAAGCGCATGCGCGAATGGATACTCGCGCAAGGCGGCGCAGCCCGCTCCAACGTATTCACACGCATCATGCTGGCGATGTTCGAGCAGATTCCGTGGCGCGGCGTGCCGTTTATCCCGGTTGAAATCATGCTGCTGCCGAAATGGTTCCCGTTTCATCTGGACAAAATCTCCTACTGGTCGCGCACGGTGATGGTGCCGCTGCTGATTCTGTGCACTTATCGCGTCAAGGCGCGCAATCCGGGAAAAGTGGATGTGCGCGAATTGTTCGTGACTGCGCCGGAGAAGGAAAAAAATTACTTCTCGCACGTCAAAACCCCATTGGGCAAGATGGTTCTGGCTCTGGAGCGCACCGGACGCATGCTGGAACCGCTGATTCCCTCATCCATGCGCAAAAAAGCCACGCAGCGCGCACACGAGTGGTTCACCGAGCGTCTCAATGGCTACGACGGGCTGGGAGCCATCTTTCCGGCAATGGTCAATGCCTATGAAGCCATGGATTACCTCGGCATTCCTCCGGATAACGAGCAGCGCCGCGTTGCACTGGAATCGATCAAGCGTTTGCTGGTAATCAACGAGGACAGCGCCTACTGTCAGCCCTGCGTATCGCCGATCTGGGATACCGGGCTGGTTTCGCTGGCGTTGCAGGAAGTCGACCGCTACGAAGACGATCCCGCTCTCCGCGAACAGATACGTCATGGGCTGCGCTGGCTGGCAAGCAAGCAACTGCATGACGAGCCGGGCGACTGGCAGGTGAAGCGTCCCGGCCTGTCCGGCGGCGGCTGGGCCTTCCAGTTCGGCAACAGCTATTACCCGGATGTCGACGATTCCGCCGTGGTCGCGCATGCGCTGATTCAGTCCGGCGAACAGGAGTTTGACGAGAATGTCGATCGCGCCGGCGCCTGGATAGGCGGCATGCAGTCCGGCAATGGCGGCTACGGCGCATTCGATGTCGACAATACCCATTATTATCTGAACTACATCCCGTTCGCCGATCACGGCGCGTTGCTCGACCCGCCGACAGCCGATGTCAGCGGACGGTGCGCGATGTTCCTCGGCAAGCTGGCGAAACAAAAACCGGAGTTCAGACCGGTGCTGGATCGCTGCATAGATTACCTCAGAGCCGAGCAGGAAGCCGACGGCTCCTGGTTCGGGCGCTGGGGCACCAATTACATCTACGGCGTCTGGTCGGTATTGCTCGCTTACGAAACCGCCGGCGTTTCGACCGACGATCCCAGCACCCGGCGCGCCGTCGCCTGGTTGAAGAGCAAACAGCGTTCGGACGGCGGCTGGGGAGAAGGCAACGAGAGTTATCACGACGACGCAACGCGCGGCGACTTTCATACCAGCACCGCATTCCAGACCGGTCTGGCGCTGATTGCGCTGCTCGCCGCAGGAGAAGCCGAGTCTCCCGAGGTAAAAGCCGGCGTCGATTACCTGATAAAACATCAGCAGGCAGACGGTTTCTGGAAAGATCAATGCTTTACCGCGCCCGGCTTTCCGAAGGTGTTTTATTTGAAGTACCACGGATACGATAAATTCTTCCCGTTGTGGGCGCTGGCGCGTTACCGCAACGATATTTGTTCGGTGGCGTGA
- a CDS encoding phytoene/squalene synthase family protein has translation MSKNRSGVLIPCQNELGDDALQSWLLEGVSRTFALTIPRLPEGLAKPVSNAYLLCRIVDTIEDEVSLDNLQKRRFCQQFTRVVAGDDDPAALASELAPLLSAQTISAEHELIRLIPRVIAITHGFDAPQREALSECVRIMGTGMAEFQDRDLRYGVETLAEMNRYCYFVAGVVGEMLTRLFCHYSPEIAAHRERMMELAVSFGQGLQMTNILKDLWDDHARGVCWLPREIFDAAGFDLKHLKPHHNNPRFREGFVQLIGIAHAHLRNALEYTLLIPVHESGMREFCLWALGMAVLTLRKVNGNLDFSESSQVKITRASVKATILTTRVTRSSDTLLKLAFTLAGARLPMASTETARVGSQQV, from the coding sequence ATGAGCAAAAATCGCAGTGGTGTATTGATACCCTGTCAGAATGAGTTGGGCGACGATGCACTGCAGTCATGGCTGCTTGAGGGCGTTTCGCGCACGTTTGCGCTGACAATTCCGCGGCTGCCGGAAGGTTTGGCGAAGCCGGTATCCAACGCGTATCTTCTATGCCGTATCGTCGATACCATAGAGGATGAAGTTTCGCTGGATAACCTGCAGAAACGGCGGTTTTGTCAGCAGTTCACGCGTGTCGTTGCCGGCGACGACGATCCCGCCGCGCTCGCCTCCGAGCTTGCGCCGCTGCTGTCCGCGCAAACCATTTCTGCGGAGCATGAGCTGATCCGCCTGATTCCGCGCGTGATCGCGATTACCCATGGCTTCGATGCGCCGCAACGCGAAGCACTGAGCGAATGCGTACGCATCATGGGCACCGGGATGGCCGAATTTCAGGACCGCGACCTGCGTTACGGCGTTGAAACCCTGGCGGAAATGAACCGCTACTGCTACTTCGTCGCCGGCGTGGTCGGCGAAATGCTGACGCGATTGTTTTGCCACTATTCGCCGGAAATCGCGGCGCACCGCGAACGCATGATGGAACTGGCCGTTTCTTTCGGTCAGGGCCTGCAGATGACCAATATACTCAAGGATCTTTGGGACGATCACGCCAGAGGCGTATGCTGGCTGCCGCGCGAGATTTTCGACGCTGCCGGATTCGACCTGAAGCATTTGAAACCGCATCACAACAATCCCCGATTCCGTGAAGGATTCGTGCAACTGATCGGCATAGCCCATGCGCATTTACGCAATGCGCTCGAATATACGTTGTTGATACCCGTCCATGAGTCCGGAATGCGCGAGTTTTGCCTGTGGGCGCTGGGCATGGCTGTACTCACGCTGCGCAAGGTAAACGGAAATCTCGATTTCAGCGAGTCTTCCCAGGTGAAAATTACCCGCGCCAGCGTTAAGGCGACGATACTGACCACTCGCGTTACGCGCTCCAGCGATACGCTGTTAAAACTGGCTTTTACTTTGGCCGGCGCAAGGCTACCCATGGCTTCCACCGAAACCGCGCGCGTTGGCAGCCAACAGGTATGA
- the hpnH gene encoding adenosyl-hopene transferase HpnH yields the protein MSVPLRQQISVASYLFKQKIKGVKRYPLVLMLEPLFRCNLACAGCGKIDYPDDILNKRLSVEECLAAVDECGAPIVSIAGGEPLLHKELPQVVEGMIARKKYVYLCTNALLLKKRMDDYKPSPYFNFSIHLDGTRERHDASVCQEGVFDKAIEVIKMALERGFRVTVNCTLFQGETPEEVAEFLDFTKSLGVEAVTIAPGFSYEHAPAQDVFIKLREGRELFRKVFQIGKKRKWNLNHSSLYLDYLAGNQDYHCTPWGNPTRNVFGWQKPCYLLADEGNAASFKALLEETHWEKYGNTKNPKCANCMAHCGFEATAVEDAISNPWKAVWTGITGPRTEGPMAPEPVHEWEHNSTPAGHPHFQIQAVD from the coding sequence ATGAGTGTCCCTTTACGTCAACAAATCAGCGTAGCATCCTACCTGTTCAAGCAAAAAATCAAAGGCGTCAAACGCTACCCGTTAGTGCTCATGCTGGAACCGTTGTTCCGTTGCAATCTGGCCTGCGCGGGCTGCGGCAAAATCGATTATCCGGACGATATACTGAACAAGCGGCTCAGCGTGGAAGAGTGTCTTGCCGCAGTGGACGAGTGCGGCGCGCCGATAGTTTCGATAGCAGGCGGCGAGCCGCTGCTGCACAAGGAGCTGCCGCAAGTGGTTGAGGGCATGATCGCGCGCAAAAAATATGTCTATCTGTGTACCAACGCGCTGTTGCTGAAAAAGCGCATGGATGATTACAAGCCTTCCCCCTATTTTAACTTTTCGATACATCTGGACGGCACGCGCGAGCGTCATGACGCTTCCGTTTGCCAGGAAGGTGTATTTGACAAAGCGATCGAAGTGATCAAGATGGCATTGGAGCGCGGTTTCCGCGTCACGGTGAACTGTACTCTGTTTCAGGGCGAAACGCCCGAGGAAGTTGCTGAGTTTCTCGACTTTACCAAGTCGCTGGGTGTCGAGGCGGTGACCATCGCGCCCGGTTTCAGTTACGAGCATGCGCCGGCCCAGGATGTTTTCATCAAGTTGCGCGAAGGCAGAGAGCTGTTCCGCAAGGTTTTCCAGATCGGTAAAAAGCGTAAATGGAATCTGAATCATTCCAGTCTTTATCTCGACTACCTGGCCGGCAATCAGGATTACCATTGCACGCCATGGGGAAATCCCACGCGCAATGTTTTCGGCTGGCAAAAACCTTGTTACCTGCTGGCCGACGAAGGGAACGCTGCTTCGTTCAAGGCGCTGCTCGAAGAAACTCACTGGGAAAAATACGGCAACACCAAAAACCCCAAATGCGCGAACTGCATGGCGCATTGCGGCTTTGAAGCAACGGCGGTGGAAGACGCGATTAGCAACCCGTGGAAAGCGGTATGGACAGGAATTACCGGTCCGCGCACCGAAGGCCCGATGGCGCCTGAACCGGTACACGAGTGGGAACACAACTCCACCCCCGCCGGCCATCCGCATTTCCAGATACAGGCGGTGGATTAG
- a CDS encoding glycosyltransferase, producing MTETSALIIVTLAAFSWMVVLLLPWRPWFNTEALEPSKIADGFDLSELTVVIPARNEADVITETLQGLAAQGTGLRVLVVDDNSTDATAETVRTTGGISAELISGQPLPDGWSGKLWALDQGVRRVDTRYILLLDADILLKPGMLTGMVKKMRAHQLHFLSIMATLRMHTLWEKLLMPAFIYFFKLMYPFRLANSPSRHFSAAAGGCILLETRLLKEIDGFTSLRDRLIDDCSLAHKIKQAGYRTWIGQSHSVISLRGYDTLSPIWEMVARTAYTQLHYSILWLAFCTLSLVLVFWVPLAGLASTNSTIFTLALYAWLGMTGSYLPTLRYYRQHPLWALTLPMIAGLYMAMTWTSAIRYWRGERSRWKNRSYATPAPHD from the coding sequence ATGACCGAAACATCCGCATTGATCATCGTAACGCTGGCGGCTTTTTCCTGGATGGTCGTTCTGCTGCTGCCATGGCGGCCGTGGTTCAATACCGAAGCGCTGGAACCTTCGAAAATTGCCGACGGGTTCGATTTGTCCGAGTTGACCGTGGTGATACCGGCGCGCAACGAAGCTGATGTCATCACGGAAACGTTGCAAGGGCTGGCGGCGCAGGGTACCGGGCTGCGCGTGCTGGTGGTGGACGACAACTCCACCGACGCGACCGCGGAAACCGTGCGAACTACCGGCGGTATTTCCGCAGAATTGATCAGCGGTCAGCCTCTCCCCGACGGCTGGAGCGGTAAGCTCTGGGCGCTGGATCAAGGTGTAAGGCGCGTGGATACGCGATATATCTTGCTGCTGGATGCGGATATCCTGCTAAAACCGGGCATGCTTACCGGAATGGTGAAAAAAATGCGCGCGCATCAGCTTCACTTTCTGTCCATCATGGCGACCCTGCGCATGCACACGCTGTGGGAAAAACTGCTGATGCCCGCGTTCATTTACTTCTTCAAACTAATGTATCCGTTCCGGCTGGCCAACTCTCCCTCGCGCCATTTCTCGGCTGCAGCGGGCGGTTGTATTTTGCTGGAAACACGGTTGCTGAAAGAGATCGACGGATTCACCAGCCTGCGTGACCGGCTTATCGACGACTGTTCTCTTGCGCATAAAATCAAACAGGCGGGATATCGCACCTGGATCGGACAATCGCACTCGGTGATCAGTCTACGCGGCTACGACACGCTCAGCCCAATATGGGAGATGGTCGCGCGCACTGCATACACGCAATTGCACTATTCGATTTTGTGGCTGGCGTTCTGCACCTTAAGCCTGGTGCTGGTATTCTGGGTTCCGCTCGCGGGCTTGGCCTCAACAAACTCCACCATCTTTACATTGGCGCTTTACGCCTGGCTGGGCATGACGGGCAGCTATCTGCCCACTTTGCGATATTACCGTCAACATCCGCTGTGGGCGCTGACATTGCCGATGATAGCCGGACTGTATATGGCGATGACCTGGACGTCGGCGATACGTTATTGGCGCGGCGAACGCAGCCGCTGGAAAAACCGCAGCTACGCCACGCCGGCGCCGCATGACTGA